One window from the genome of Candidatus Poribacteria bacterium encodes:
- a CDS encoding phytanoyl-CoA dioxygenase family protein: protein MSNQTSTGAPVPMTPEQKFFFDLRGWILLPSVLSEPEIEEMKAEVYDGARQSYQGALQTLLDHPAIVGVLNEILSEDPFVHDDCYGFRCEGSFTTVRLPGWNVSERGDNGLPHVVRPPQQANAMRYQVAGEKIFAGLTRVVWELEEVKAGQGATSFLSGSHKAHFNYGGPDRYRPNIGESPWEANMREMMDDYSCPPGSVVIFTESLVHAANDWTNPSNPRCAVFNCYNSIWAQWHRLNLSHEIIETMPPKRRSLFRGTWAIGGGPGGNREYSLENNTT, encoded by the coding sequence CAGAAGTTTTTCTTCGATCTCCGCGGTTGGATTCTGTTACCGTCCGTCCTATCAGAGCCGGAAATTGAAGAGATGAAAGCAGAGGTCTATGACGGTGCCAGACAGAGTTATCAAGGCGCACTGCAGACGCTACTTGACCATCCGGCAATTGTAGGTGTTCTAAATGAAATTTTGTCCGAAGATCCGTTTGTACACGATGATTGCTACGGATTTCGATGCGAAGGGTCATTTACGACGGTGAGACTCCCGGGTTGGAATGTGTCGGAACGTGGCGATAACGGTCTGCCACACGTTGTACGTCCACCACAGCAGGCAAATGCGATGCGGTATCAGGTCGCCGGTGAAAAGATTTTCGCAGGGCTGACACGCGTCGTTTGGGAACTTGAAGAGGTGAAAGCGGGACAAGGTGCTACCTCTTTCCTCAGTGGTTCACACAAAGCGCATTTCAACTACGGTGGACCTGACCGGTATCGTCCGAATATCGGTGAATCGCCGTGGGAGGCGAACATGCGCGAGATGATGGATGATTACAGCTGCCCACCCGGTTCCGTTGTCATCTTCACGGAAAGTCTCGTCCATGCGGCGAATGACTGGACAAACCCATCCAATCCCCGGTGTGCGGTTTTCAATTGTTACAACTCGATCTGGGCACAGTGGCATCGACTGAATCTGAGCCACGAGATTATTGAAACAATGCCACCAAAGCGGCGATCGCTGTTCCGCGGGACATGGGCGATCGGTGGTGGCCCCGGTGGAAACCGCGAGTATTCGTTAGAGAATAACACGACATAA